The following proteins are encoded in a genomic region of Natrinema sp. DC36:
- a CDS encoding glycosyltransferase family 4 protein, with the protein MFPSNVSVRSHDKPNRLFYFASLYRELYREVRSEEVDVYQHANLGFREFNPAVLLPPDMDTPFLIGPAEGGHAVPSAEFKRVLARQIDRDVPSILEAFAPRAAEPVVRNGLDPIRERLFGATLERADRIVAVHSNAKERFEQYTDAEKIDVIPYGVDMEKFPFRAAPGNQSFVTVGNLIERKGHRFLLDAMTTVTEEFPDAELHVVGTGPLREDLEARVATAGLEDSVTFHGFVEDEKLLRLLHRARAFVHSSLSEGFSHVRLEAMSAGCPVIGTDVSGARDLTRHGTDGYIVPTGDADALADSMLELLADDKLAEEIGRNAREKIERDHDYEKIGKQYLEIYRRLAD; encoded by the coding sequence GTGTTTCCGTCGAACGTCTCTGTTCGGTCCCACGACAAACCGAACCGACTCTTCTACTTCGCGTCACTCTACAGAGAACTCTACAGGGAGGTCCGCTCTGAAGAGGTTGATGTCTACCAACATGCCAACCTCGGGTTCCGAGAGTTCAATCCCGCCGTCCTGCTCCCGCCCGATATGGACACGCCGTTCCTCATCGGTCCCGCAGAGGGCGGGCACGCTGTCCCGTCAGCCGAATTCAAGCGAGTACTGGCGCGGCAGATAGATCGTGACGTTCCGAGTATACTCGAGGCATTCGCTCCACGTGCAGCAGAACCCGTCGTGCGGAACGGCCTCGACCCGATACGTGAGCGGTTGTTCGGCGCGACACTCGAACGAGCAGATCGAATCGTCGCTGTGCACTCGAATGCGAAGGAACGCTTCGAACAGTACACCGATGCCGAGAAGATAGACGTGATTCCGTACGGCGTCGATATGGAGAAGTTCCCGTTCCGAGCTGCCCCCGGGAACCAGTCGTTCGTCACCGTCGGGAATCTCATTGAACGGAAGGGTCACCGGTTCCTGCTCGACGCGATGACGACGGTAACGGAAGAGTTCCCGGACGCAGAACTCCACGTCGTCGGTACCGGACCGTTGCGTGAGGACCTCGAGGCACGAGTTGCGACGGCTGGCCTCGAGGACTCGGTGACGTTCCACGGGTTCGTCGAGGACGAGAAACTCCTCAGGTTGCTGCACCGTGCTCGCGCGTTCGTACACTCTTCCCTCTCGGAAGGGTTTTCCCACGTCAGACTGGAAGCGATGTCCGCCGGGTGTCCCGTGATCGGAACGGATGTCTCGGGCGCACGCGACCTCACGCGCCACGGCACTGACGGCTACATCGTACCGACCGGTGATGCGGACGCGCTGGCGGACTCAATGCTCGAACTGCTCGCGGACGATAAACTGGCCGAGGAGATAGGACGGAACGCCCGCGAGAAGATCGAACGGGACCACGACTACGAGAAGATAGGCAAACAATATCTCGAGATCTATCGCAGACTGGCCGACTAG